In a single window of the Pseudohongiella acticola genome:
- a CDS encoding arginase family protein, whose translation MPSTIATPDITRSAFKPRRVHRLRTLAACALLCSGLAGAAENWQLPDELSSKLQDLPSGERNFVVNGSFLPFMPARQMELELASRDAASMQTLITDLMAVAGEMGYDANRDMGAMPLNLTSTGFNSGILLPAILRDDKRSPGPFSVHRYLFPESGIPTFAGAPVAVWPEDLTAGSVDVAIVGIPSDMSSGRRNAEAGPNVMRSLNTIAELDIQTLIDPMKALTVVDYGDFRVDNMSIERSVDHVTDMVAETSATNATPMMVGGDTSILYPAVKGVARNHGNGSFGLVHFSAHPDARRDAVHTISDDQALFMLLDEGIVNGSDMITVGLRGNAATETTLQWLKDSGVRYHTMAEVNRNGYGAVMDRVVNELISLPEQLFVSIDVSVIDPGDLVAAGRVSANGLSINDVTATVRHLCAAREIVGFEITDMAPALDFSRLSALNSNAVLNACLVGMAARKAGFAPDEIHPLALDHGQD comes from the coding sequence ATGCCCAGTACGATAGCTACACCCGACATCACTAGGTCCGCCTTTAAACCCCGACGGGTTCACAGACTCAGAACACTGGCCGCCTGCGCCCTGTTGTGCAGTGGCCTGGCAGGCGCAGCTGAAAACTGGCAACTGCCGGACGAGCTGAGCAGCAAACTGCAGGACCTGCCGTCAGGTGAGCGCAATTTTGTTGTTAATGGCAGCTTCCTGCCTTTCATGCCAGCGCGGCAGATGGAGCTGGAACTGGCCAGCCGCGATGCCGCCAGTATGCAAACGCTGATCACAGACCTGATGGCCGTCGCTGGCGAGATGGGTTACGACGCCAACCGTGACATGGGCGCCATGCCTCTCAATTTGACATCAACCGGTTTTAACAGTGGCATTCTGCTGCCAGCCATCCTTCGTGATGACAAACGCAGTCCCGGCCCGTTCAGTGTGCACCGTTATCTCTTTCCTGAGTCTGGCATTCCCACCTTCGCTGGCGCCCCGGTTGCCGTTTGGCCAGAGGATCTCACAGCCGGCTCAGTGGATGTTGCCATCGTTGGTATCCCCAGCGACATGAGCAGTGGCCGACGCAACGCGGAAGCAGGCCCCAATGTTATGCGCTCCCTGAACACCATCGCCGAACTCGACATACAGACGCTGATTGATCCGATGAAGGCGTTGACTGTTGTTGACTACGGCGACTTTCGTGTTGACAACATGAGCATCGAACGATCAGTTGACCATGTCACCGACATGGTCGCGGAAACCTCCGCTACCAATGCCACGCCGATGATGGTGGGCGGTGACACTTCCATTCTATATCCCGCAGTCAAGGGCGTCGCGCGTAACCACGGCAATGGCAGTTTCGGGCTGGTGCATTTCAGCGCCCACCCGGATGCCCGACGCGATGCCGTGCATACCATTTCTGACGATCAGGCACTGTTCATGCTACTGGATGAAGGCATCGTCAATGGCTCTGACATGATCACGGTGGGACTGCGCGGCAATGCCGCCACTGAGACCACCCTGCAATGGCTTAAAGACAGTGGCGTACGCTACCACACCATGGCCGAAGTTAATCGCAACGGTTACGGCGCTGTAATGGATCGTGTGGTCAATGAATTAATATCATTGCCGGAACAACTTTTTGTTTCTATCGACGTCAGTGTTATTGATCCGGGCGATCTTGTTGCGGCCGGTCGGGTTTCTGCCAATGGCCTGAGCATCAACGACGTTACCGCAACGGTACGACATCTCTGCGCAGCACGTGAAATAGTCGGGTTTGAAATCACCGACATGGCGCCGGCACTGGATTTTTCCAGATTGTCTGCACTGAACTCCAATGCCGTGCTCAATGCCTGCCTCGTCGGCATGGCAGCTCGCAAGGCGGGTTTTGCGCCGGATGAGATTCATCCACTGGCACTTGACCATGGTCAGGACTGA
- the katG gene encoding catalase/peroxidase HPI — MDNNSGNSAGKCPVMHGSRTKMGGNATANQHWWPNQLNLNILHQHSPRSNPMGDDFDYADAFSKLDLAAVKKDLAALMTDSKDWWPADYGHYGPFFIRMAWHSAGTYRLGDGRGGAGSGDQRFAPLGSWPDNGNLDKARRLLWPIKKKYGNRLSWADLYILTGNVALETMGFKTFGFAGGREDVYQPEEDVYWGAEDEWLATSDKPNSRYSGERDLENPLAAVQMGLIYVNPEGPDGNPDPLLSARDIRETFARMAMNDYETVALTAGGHTFGKTHGAADPDQYVGPEPEAAPIEQMGMGWKNSFGSGKGRDTITSGLEGAWTPTPTQWDMSYFDVLFGYEWELTKSPAGANQWQAKNLAEKDHAPDAEDAGKRVKIMMSTADMAMREDPAYRKISEHFHKNPDEFADAFARAWFKLTHRDMGPKSRYLGPEVPAEDLIWQDPVPAVDHELVNSQDIAELKKRILGSGLSVSELVYTAWSAASTFRGSDMRGGANGARIRLAPQKDCDANQPEQLARVLQTLETLQHDFNGAQRGNKRVSLADLIVLGGTAAVEKAAHDGGHDVTVPFAPGRTDATQEQTDAESFEPLMPEADGFRNYRRTAFTVSDEEMLIDKAQLLTLSAPEMTVLVGGLRVLNANYGQTAHGVLTTTPGKLSNDFFVNLTDTDIEWAPSPTNADVFEGRDRTSGSVKWTGTRVDLIFASNSQLRALTELYAQDDSRDKFVKDFAAAWTKVMNADRFDLA; from the coding sequence ATGGACAACAACAGCGGCAACAGCGCCGGTAAATGCCCGGTAATGCACGGCTCCCGCACCAAAATGGGGGGCAACGCTACCGCGAACCAGCATTGGTGGCCGAATCAGCTCAACCTGAATATTTTGCACCAGCATTCGCCCAGATCGAATCCCATGGGCGACGATTTTGACTATGCCGATGCATTCAGCAAACTGGATCTGGCCGCCGTCAAAAAAGATCTGGCAGCCCTGATGACCGATTCCAAGGACTGGTGGCCTGCTGACTACGGCCATTACGGCCCGTTCTTCATCCGCATGGCATGGCACAGCGCCGGCACCTATCGCCTGGGTGATGGTCGCGGTGGTGCCGGCTCCGGCGATCAACGCTTTGCACCGTTGGGCAGCTGGCCTGACAACGGCAATCTGGACAAAGCCCGTCGCCTGCTCTGGCCAATCAAGAAGAAGTACGGCAATCGCCTGTCCTGGGCTGACCTGTACATCCTGACCGGTAATGTGGCACTGGAAACCATGGGGTTCAAGACCTTCGGTTTTGCTGGGGGTCGCGAGGATGTTTATCAGCCAGAAGAAGACGTTTACTGGGGCGCCGAAGACGAATGGCTGGCCACCAGCGACAAACCCAACAGCCGTTATTCTGGCGAGCGAGATCTGGAAAACCCACTGGCCGCCGTGCAAATGGGTCTGATCTACGTGAACCCGGAAGGCCCGGACGGCAACCCGGACCCGTTGCTGTCCGCCCGCGATATCCGCGAGACCTTTGCCCGTATGGCCATGAATGACTATGAGACAGTGGCACTGACTGCGGGCGGTCATACCTTCGGTAAAACCCACGGTGCCGCCGATCCGGACCAGTATGTCGGTCCCGAACCTGAAGCCGCCCCCATTGAACAGATGGGCATGGGCTGGAAAAACAGCTTTGGCAGCGGCAAGGGTCGCGACACCATTACCAGCGGTCTGGAAGGTGCCTGGACACCTACGCCGACCCAGTGGGACATGAGCTATTTTGATGTTCTGTTTGGTTATGAGTGGGAATTGACCAAGAGCCCGGCCGGCGCGAACCAGTGGCAAGCAAAAAACCTGGCCGAGAAAGATCATGCCCCGGATGCCGAAGATGCGGGCAAGCGCGTAAAAATCATGATGTCCACGGCTGACATGGCAATGCGCGAAGACCCTGCTTATCGCAAGATCTCCGAGCATTTCCACAAAAACCCGGACGAGTTCGCTGACGCCTTCGCCCGTGCCTGGTTCAAACTGACACACCGGGACATGGGCCCAAAATCTCGTTATCTGGGGCCTGAAGTACCGGCTGAGGACCTGATCTGGCAGGACCCTGTCCCTGCAGTGGACCACGAGCTGGTCAACTCGCAGGATATCGCAGAGCTCAAGAAGCGAATTCTTGGCTCCGGCCTCTCTGTGTCCGAGCTGGTCTACACGGCGTGGTCAGCGGCGTCGACGTTCCGTGGTTCCGACATGCGTGGCGGCGCGAATGGCGCCCGTATCCGGCTGGCGCCACAGAAGGATTGTGACGCCAATCAGCCTGAGCAGCTGGCCAGAGTGCTACAAACACTGGAAACACTTCAGCACGACTTCAATGGCGCCCAACGTGGTAACAAGCGCGTCTCTCTCGCCGACTTGATTGTGCTCGGTGGTACTGCCGCGGTAGAAAAGGCAGCGCATGATGGCGGTCATGATGTAACTGTTCCGTTTGCACCCGGGCGTACCGACGCTACTCAGGAGCAGACCGATGCAGAGTCGTTTGAGCCCCTGATGCCTGAGGCCGACGGCTTCCGCAATTATCGGCGCACCGCATTCACCGTCTCTGATGAAGAGATGCTTATCGACAAGGCACAATTGCTGACGCTCAGTGCGCCGGAAATGACGGTACTGGTGGGCGGTCTGCGGGTGCTGAATGCCAACTACGGGCAGACAGCACACGGCGTTCTGACCACCACACCCGGGAAACTGAGCAACGACTTTTTTGTCAATCTGACTGATACCGACATTGAATGGGCACCGTCCCCAACCAATGCCGATGTATTTGAAGGCCGTGACCGTACCAGTGGCTCAGTGAAATGGACGGGTACCCGCGTCGACCTGATCTTTGCATCCAACTCGCAGTTGCGTGCATTGACCGAACTCTACGCCCAGGACGATTCCCGCGACAAGTTCGTCAAGGACTTCGCGGCTGCCTGGACCAAAGTCATGAATGCCGATCGATTCGATCTGGCATAA
- a CDS encoding glutamine amidotransferase-related protein, with protein MKLAILDADILYDSLKPRYDSYGVMFEQLLARPDDQLQMSVFCVIEGEYPPDPSLFDAFLVTGSKFDSFADDAWIEALRVYVRRLYAEGRPMVGVCFGHQLLAHALGGRAGRSDAGWGLGVMQYQLDQQPGFVGSRTSVNLIVSHRDQVLTLPPDAQRLWSNDFCPNAAFVIPGKVLAIQGHPEFSVDYARDLLALRADQLPPAMLEKVDASFATPHDGDLVAGWIRQFLEQNINK; from the coding sequence ATGAAACTAGCGATACTGGACGCCGATATTCTTTATGACTCGCTGAAACCTCGTTATGACAGTTACGGTGTCATGTTCGAGCAACTGCTTGCGCGACCCGACGATCAACTGCAGATGTCGGTATTTTGTGTGATAGAAGGTGAGTATCCGCCAGATCCCTCGCTGTTTGATGCATTCCTTGTCACGGGTAGCAAATTCGACAGTTTTGCCGACGATGCCTGGATTGAGGCGCTGAGAGTGTATGTACGCAGGCTGTATGCTGAGGGCAGACCGATGGTGGGCGTTTGTTTCGGTCATCAACTCCTGGCACATGCGCTGGGTGGGCGTGCCGGACGTTCAGATGCTGGCTGGGGTCTTGGCGTCATGCAGTATCAACTGGATCAGCAGCCCGGTTTTGTGGGGAGTCGAACCTCGGTCAACCTGATTGTCAGTCATCGCGACCAGGTGCTGACGCTGCCGCCCGATGCTCAGCGCCTGTGGAGTAATGATTTTTGTCCGAACGCCGCGTTTGTTATTCCGGGTAAAGTGCTGGCGATACAGGGCCACCCCGAATTCAGTGTTGATTACGCCCGTGATCTGCTCGCGTTGCGTGCTGATCAACTGCCCCCGGCGATGTTGGAAAAAGTGGATGCCAGCTTTGCCACGCCGCATGATGGTGATCTGGTGGCAGGCTGGATAAGACAGTTTCTGGAACAGAATATCAACAAATGA